A window of Chanos chanos chromosome 15, fChaCha1.1, whole genome shotgun sequence genomic DNA:
CTGAACAGTATATTCACATAAAAGCTGATCTATTTAGTCTAAGTTAATAGATACTGGTAGATCAATTAAAGACGTGGatgtaacaataaaaaagaaccCTAATTTCAACCACTCTGAAGAAAATATCAGTATGATCAGCAAGGACAAAGCATCTCACCGCAGTATCGGAGGCGTTCTATGTTCTGTGCTGCACAGTCCTGTTTTAACGCTTCATCTTCGGTCTGGAAGCATGTGGCTGTGACATTAACAGGATCCGCGGCAGACTGGCACAGGGCGACCGAGAAAGAGAAATTACCCTCTCCTATAAGTAGCACTTCCCGTGTCTGAGACATCACGGCACTAGTGGGCTAAAGTTTGGTAAGGGGGAATGTCACCAGCGGGGAACAGGTTATCCCAGACCCTGCTAGACTATTTCACTTCttcacacagaagaaaaaactgTTAAAGCTTGAAATCCGCTAACCGGTATTATGAGGCACTCCATGCAGCATCAGTCGTAGGCGCCGGATCAGCCACATCTATCTGAGGACACACGTGTATTGGTCACCTATGACGATatgctgttaaaaataaatgtccTTTAAAGAAAAAGCATTTCCTAAACGAATTCTTCACGAATTCAACACGACTCCTTAATACCGGACAAACAGATTagctcagagacagagtgaactGGTTTCCGACACCAGTTGAGCCACTGTACAATTACGTAATAAGCCGATAGAGAGCGTAACAAATTTGGGATCCTGCTAGTCCATCGCTGTTGAGTTTCTCTCCCTGGGGACCTGAAAACATGAACAGGAGCACGTGCATGAGTGAAGATCGTAATATATACATGAACTGTCTtgcattttttcaaatttacacAGCGTAATATTTAATTAAACTAAGCACTGACCAGTTACGAACCAATGTTATACCATAAAGTCCCCGTAACTTAGAGGCATCGTAGTTTTGATTTTGGAGTCACAGTTAAAGTAACCCAGCTACAAACAGTACAGGAAAGGATGTTGGTTGTTCGCATTAAATGTTATTCTTATATAGCTATTATTTAAGggcacacatacaaaaccatCTGTTTGCAAGTCATGAACCAAACGTCTCTGTTATATTGTTTCGCTAAACTAACGAAAGCAGTGTAGCGCTGAATCGATCACATCGGAAGAATAAACGGGAACACAGCTGCGATGCGCATGAGTTTTTAACCAATGGAATGGCTGGTTGACAAAAAAGGGCGGGTCATTCGGACTTTGACAGACAGCCGTTCTCACATGAACTTTCTGAATGAACGGAGCGGAAAGAACGCTACTGTGTGTCTGCTGATTAACCACAATGTCTATTACGACCTACTGTTAAATGTACTACATTCTATCAAATAGTAAAATATAAATACTAATAACAGTGTTAGctgtaataacaataacagcacTACCCAAAGATTATGTGGGTTAAGGTCACTCATCATCACTGAACTATCTTAATTAAAACAACGGTAACTGTTATCATGTCAACGTCACTATTGCTATAATTTCTAATATGTTGCGCTGTTGTTGCTGTACACTGTCATCATAACCGAGTTCATTTCCTGAATCCGTCTCTCCctagataagaaaaaaaaccgaAAGTGAAAACTACTGGTACCTTCTCACAAGCAGGGACATAAGACGACGAAGGTAAATTCTGAACAAAATTTAGCACattatttgttcatatttcacGAAGGCCAAATATTGGTAAAATTAATCTaattgctttaatttttttcatgGAAAGTTGCCTCGGTTACTGACTACAGTTTTTACTTGAAAGCAACGAAGCCAAACATGACTAATCAGCGTACCTACTCTTGAGTAGTGGCTTTCTTGTTTTTTGACGGAGTAGAGTAAATTGTGCTGTCTAATAAGCCTATCGGTTTTGTTTTAGTTGAGAAGTACGCTAAACTGTTACAGTAATAGATATATCAATGTAGATTAGCCTACTTTCGTTTGTGTCCTTTGCCCTTACGGGTTATTGGTGTTTTGGCATAATCTCTAACAGTAATGCAAAACTTCAGCATCATTCATCAGtaattcttttgtcttttccctcTTTGAACTTCAAAACCAGTCAAGAGAATGTCAGCTATCGAATTTTATGGTTGGCAAGTGGATTACGACGAGGACAGGCACCTGCGGGCCGAACAAGAGCCCAAGACAGGCAACCGGTACACAATGTACCATGGCACCAAAGTGCAAACGGCACGTGCGATTATTCAAAATGGTTTTCAGCAGTCTCGTGATGGCATGCTTGGCCCGGGCGTTTATGTTAGTCGCAACCAGAAGAAAGCTGAACGCTATCCTATAAACTCTCCCCCGACCGATAGAGTGGTGCTGAAGCTAAGCGTCGACTGTGGGAAGGTGAAGCGCATTGATACCGACAATCATCCGCTACAGAAGTCCTGGCATAGTCAGGGCTATGACACCGCTTGGGTGCCACCCAATTGTGGCATGAAGTCCGTGCCAAGCGGTCTTGAGGAAGATTGCGTATGGGACCCAAATCGCGTTCAGGTGATAGATGTCGCCCTCGCTCCAAACACCACTATTCTGGAAGAGCTCAGACAGTTGATTAGGCAAAGCAAAACTGGCCCGACCGCTTCCGACACCACGGGAGTATGTCAGCTGTGCAAATGGAAACAAGGACCAGCACATTCCGTACAGGTGTGCTGGGGGTGCGGGCAAAATATCTGCACACTTATGACCAGGCATAAATGCAACTACAGAGATTATGAAACATTTCAGGATTACTGATCACGATTTTATGACAAATACGATTAGTTGCCTGAAACTGTTCCTGTGCCAAAGGAAAAGCTTCAGAACATCATCTGGTTCTCTCTACGGAAGGATCTGATTTTCTTcaactgtctttcttttgtttacacGTCTTGAAAACCAGGGCTGCCTCATGTAGGGTGTGTGCATCGTTTTTCAGTCAGATTGCTTCTCCTTCAAAGCAGGATCCAAGTAAGGCTTTGCTTTAAATTGCTTCAGTAGCtgcgatcctgcagattctcccaatacaatatcaggagaatccacccattcctcacacaacaggcgacccagctcctggtccaagcgcttgtcatctcccacctggactactgcaacgttctactggctggcttgccgacctgcgccatcaggctgctccagctcgtgcagaacgccactgcacacctggtattcaacctcccaaagcactctcatgtcactccactgcttactgcgctccactgacttccggtagcagcccgcatccagttcaagacactggtgctggcctactaggccacaagaggctccgccccatcataccttcagtcccttataactccgtatacccctactagaaccctccgctctacaacctctggtcaactgacgatCCCCTCACTCCGCCATTGCCCcacggtggtggaacgacctccctcatgcagttaggactgcggaatctcttaccatcttccgcaggaaactgaaaacccacctctttagaacccacctgtcccccactgcctaacctccctttccttaaaaaaaacaaaacaaacccttgtcttgcatctgtgtttgtcaaagtattccaggggcgcaatatgaaggagtaaattgacgctcagattgtgatctctgctcatgaggtattagtaATCTgagactgatgcacttattgtaagttgctttggctgaaagcgtctgccaaataacaaaattgtaaattgtaattcaGCCACAGAGTCTCAGGGAAATAGCATTAGGTGAAACAATTCTGTGCCTCTGGATCGATATAATAGCTTATATCTATGTATGCATTTATCTCCACAGGACATGACTGCCGTGAGAATGTTATACAATCTCTTATTGTGACATCTTGATGTATGCCACTTGTACCTTGCCATGTTTTTGTGCTGCTATTCATGGAAtttttttgaaacagaaatagaTTTATATTGTGTTATGTTTTCAGGCATGACTTCAGGTTGTTTTATGTTCAACATTACAATATTCCCCTGGTTTCTATTAAATTTTATCCGTTAAGAATCAAGACAAGCATCCTGTTAATTCTTCAAGTACATTCCCTTCTAGAGTACATctaaaaatatgtttgaaatttgaatgtaatattttatgtgtttatcgCATTATGTCCATTGTATGCATTCTGTAAATGCTAACAGCAAACTTGCCACTGGATTGTTGAACAATGAGgaattacacacaaatattaacCCTGTATTTTGTCCTTCACTTCTCGGATTTCGTGACCAGACAGTGCCATTTTAGCATTTTCTACAAACACCATTCGATAGGTAAATATCTGTAGAAATATACCTGTCTGAGTTATGTTTATAAGGGATCTAACAGAAGATAAATATATCTGTAGAATCTTTAAGTGACAATatcaatggaaaacaaaacatttctcattctctgtctttgttttacctGTTGTGGTGGGGACCAGATGTGATTACAAAATCTCAGGTAAATTGCACGACCATCAACAGTTTTGAGTTTGGATAAGCCCGAGAGGGCTCTTCTATAATTAGCAATCACTGAGAGTATCAAAGATACTTTATGTGTAAGTAGAACCTGTTTGTGACTGGAGTGAATACAGTAACATGACTCAGTGATGTATATGAATGTAGTATTTCCAGGTCATAACAGCTATCCGTGAGCTGACGGATACACCACTGTTCCCCAGAAAACAAGGAGGCAGcgcttttttttgttacattctAATGGTTGTCATTATTAAATGTGGCTGGAAAACAATGATTTCCCTCATATGCTACTCTTTCATGAATCAGGTGATTATTGCGCGCTTAAGGCTAAAGAGCACATTCTTGTGTAATTGTGCGGCTGCACTGACTTCAGATGAAACTGCTTGCATGAGTCACGAACCCTGTTGTAAATTCCAGTTAGTGTCATCCTGTTCATTATACCCACTGTAACACCTTAGGAATTTCTACTGCAGCTTTTAATTCAGTCCTAGAACATACAGCTACGATGGGGATAAACTAATACTTCAACATCTGTTAAGActttatttacctttttttccaaaatcaATTTAGTTGTATTAACATCTTGTTAAACAAAAATGTCCAGCTCAACAATCATAATCGAATATGCCTGCAGTGTACTCTATACCCTCAGCTCTACAATAGAGTATTTTAAATAACTCTCATGAAGAATATGTGACTTCTTTTGGATCTAAGATGGTGTTCTATTTCCAAATGTAAATTCCTTAAACAAAGACAAGTGCAGTTTATGCTTACATCTGAATAACCTGAACAAGCTACATACAAATTTCACACAAGGCTTCCCCGTCCATAATTGAAAATGGTCCCAGGATTACGTGTAAAAGGTCCattaaaataatatgaaaaataccATGACAACACAATTCAGATGACAAATACGGGTCCGAGTGAGCGTCATGACCAAACATGTAGCgcattgtgttgtgtagagaggCAGGTCTGAGTCAGTACTTTCTAGGTGGGTCTATAAAACAAAATTAGTCATGTACTTTCCCTAATTGCACTTTGAGCTGAACGCTTTGCGACTGAGTGCTCGCCTGTTATGTTAATGTggtattctctttctttctttaattaacATTGGTAATAAACCATCCTCCGACACTGGCACAGTGTAGCTTTAGCCTTAAGCATCTAACACTCCTGACTCTACCCATCAGATGCTCATTGGGCCTTTAAAACACTGAATCTCTTAATCGTGTGTAGGAGGGCTAGAGCAAAAAGTCTGCACACATAATAGAAGCTCTGGAAGGGGGAGAATTGTATACATTTTCATTAGCATAAATAAACATGGAGCTGCTCTCAGCTGTTCTGCTGTTCTTTGTGTTGAATGAGGCCTTTAGCAATGAGGTCTGGGATCTCGACAGCAAGCCACGGTCCGAGCTGACGGAAGAGCAAACAACAAGTTAGTGCCACACAATATGAAACTATTCGATCGTGGAATCATTAGTTCTTTATTCAGGAATATAACCTCACTTACACCAAGGGCCATCAGGTGAGCCAGTCCAAATTTTGGCACATTTCTTGCCCACAGTGGCTTGAAATGGTCTGTTAAACAGATCTTGCCACCCCTATAAAACATACAGATAGaacatacataaaaaagaaTCCTAGATCGGAATTACGGTCGAATGTTGAATTGCAACTGCTGTTAAAATTTTAGCACTCGAATTTACACCTGTATGGGCTAAGTTATATATTAAGATTTGCTAACTGTAATATTACGTTATCATTTTTGAGGAATTACCTTCATAACTGCCATTAACATCAAATGTCAAGGTGGAAAGTAATGATGTGCTCAGGAAAGCAACGCTATAAAGAACTTTAGATGGGTTGTAGGAAAACTGTGAGAGTAATGAGGGACAGACCTGTACATTTTTGCTGTCTTTCCATCAAGTTCTGGGATGGCCACTTCAGGGGCAGTGGCTGGATATGTAACCGGAATCTAGATATGGAAAGGGAGGGATGTGAAACCATACAAGGCGCGCATAATACGGCACTCAGTAAACGTCAGAGATGTGCATTATACACAGCTGTCTGTAAGTACATACTCACATCAAATTCCATGTCAAATTCATACTTGAGCAGTTCATGAATATACCAGCACTTCCCAAACCACCTACACACAAATCAGAATAAGAGGCAGCACAGGCTGGATGACTTGGTTGGATGACGCAAAACAAGAATGAGGACTGGACAGTTTCTCTACTCATTATCACTTCACTAAGATAGAGCAGCAGTAAACATGATGCATCCTGCAGGACATATCTGTAGTAAAATACCACTATATCTGAGGTGAAAGTTCTGGTGATTTATCTCTTCAGAATCCTAAACTGAGAGATCAGTTGCACTGATTTTGTACACCATATTGCATAAACTTTCCTACATAGTAATAACAATTATAATAGTAATATATTTGAGTAAACTTAAGTTGTGTGGAATTTATATACAGTAAGGTGGTTTGTAGGAGGAACTGAAAAGATGAAGATATCAGGTCTTAGTAAAGCCACCCATGTACAAGATGTCTGTGCACTTTACTTTTAGTAATGACAATTAACGTTACCTTGTACCTTCCTTGTTGGATTCTAAACGAAACCAGTCGTTGTCAGCAGCTTTATTGTTTTCGACATACTGAGAGagcaagatgaaaaaaagaaaaaaaaaataagcgaAAACGCCAGGGTACATGTCACTCATAGGAAACATAACACGTTTTATGCTTATGTTGAATACCAATACCTTGTTCTCCGGAATGACACGTATAGCTAACGTGAGGGTAATGCTAGCTGGCTAATGTGCACTAACGCTAGATTGGAACTGGATGACACGATAACTATATTTAACTTAGTGTCTTACCTTGATCAAGGCTAAATATTCCTCTCGCAGTCTTTGAACCCACAGCTCTTTGTCTCTGGGTCCAGAATTTGTTTTCAATAAAGGAATTTCAGACACTACTTTTCGAGTGGCTTCATCTGCCATGTTTCTACGCAAAGAACTAGCACAGCACTACTGATCCAAGTTGTGTACTATCTGACGTCAGTGGTCCTGAAAAAATTTTCCTTGGAGACCAGTCATGTTCTTATTAACTTATGTAAATAACTATTTAGTGTGATTATTGGCTTCACATCGGACgacaagagttttttttaagctaaaaGTGTTACAATTCGACACTGGAATTACATAGGACTACAAAGATTTGTTTCGTGTTTCTGGGGGGAAATATTTCATTGTTGTTCATTAGGTAAATCTGGCCGGAATGAACATCTGGTTACACCGCTACATGTCACTGTGTTGTGCTACCCTGTCAGAGCATCCTTTTAGTTAATGTATTTTTCGCTTGTGGTTTACTTTAgtattgcttttatttatgATACCTTTGCAATTTATGCAAATACACTGTTAATCAACACTATCTATATCCAAATATTCAACCTTGACTGAACCATCGTAAGTAGAAATGACCATATAACCTACACTGGTTAGCTATATTTTCCAAAATACATTAATACTCATTTGGACAGCCGTTACTGCTTTTAACATTAGACTCGTCTTGTATATAATCAAGTCAAGATCACTCTgctaaaaacaaatgaaacgtTACAGATATTGTTGCGAGCAGTAATATGTTACAGGCAGTgtcatatgaaatatggaaaatTCATGTCTAATATAGTGTGACGGTTACTGTCCTTTAAGAGATGCTTATTTGCAAGTAGTCCTGTTTCGTCTCATCGGAATGAGGCTGAGTCTTACGTGTTAAAAATCGATGCTGTCGTCATGACAATCTGTCTAACATGAgacatgagggttttttttttaagcttctgTCAATCTTTCAGAGGGTCATGGATTTAAAAGTGGTGCGTGCATGTAACGAAAATGGGCATTTTTCAACCAGAGACTGGGTGAGCACGTTGGAAGAGCGTGTCCCTCTCCTTTGGGTTGCTGGTTCCCATGGGCAGTGTTCTGGCTTTGTCATCCCGCCCAGGGCGTCAGAACTCCCCTTTCCCTCAGGACAGACCCCTCTCATGGTGGGACAGGAAAGATGGACGAGTGTCAAACCCTGGGAGTTTTGATGGCCTACATCGTAACTGTAAAGGTACTTGCTTTTCTCCATGGAAAACTGTTACTTTTACATAAAATCACTACCTTCAGATTATGTTATGTAAAGTAAtataacacacataaaatgtGGCTGTCCCATTTATATATTAACCTCAGTAAACAGACATAATCTGACAATGGTTGGTGTATTTGCTTGCAAACCTGGAGAATGTAAACAAGTAATTCTTGATTTTATTAAATTTATTTCAGCAGTTGATCTTGGGGGGAGAAGGTTGAATTTCATAAAGAAATAGAATATACGTTTTTAATGGATGGATGTGTTTGTCTAGATGTGT
This region includes:
- the gig2p gene encoding GCRV-induced gene 2p; translation: MSAIEFYGWQVDYDEDRHLRAEQEPKTGNRYTMYHGTKVQTARAIIQNGFQQSRDGMLGPGVYVSRNQKKAERYPINSPPTDRVVLKLSVDCGKVKRIDTDNHPLQKSWHSQGYDTAWVPPNCGMKSVPSGLEEDCVWDPNRVQVIDVALAPNTTILEELRQLIRQSKTGPTASDTTGVCQLCKWKQGPAHSVQVCWGCGQNICTLMTRHKCNYRDYETFQDY
- the ufc1 gene encoding ubiquitin-fold modifier-conjugating enzyme 1 yields the protein MADEATRKVVSEIPLLKTNSGPRDKELWVQRLREEYLALIKYVENNKAADNDWFRLESNKEGTRWFGKCWYIHELLKYEFDMEFDIPVTYPATAPEVAIPELDGKTAKMYRGGKICLTDHFKPLWARNVPKFGLAHLMALGLGPWLAVEIPDLIAKGLIQHKEQQNS